In Papaver somniferum cultivar HN1 chromosome 1, ASM357369v1, whole genome shotgun sequence, a genomic segment contains:
- the LOC113360467 gene encoding uncharacterized protein LOC113360467, translating to MRINPMNLDNYPPEVTYEILSRVPVESAFQCKQVSRTWRNFFDHINEGMIFAIGLNNKEKPSFRLYYAARDMIKNNIKEDDPVYICNPFTRESVNLPRLAAAISPDGLVVSGFGFDLHNEQYKVVRIYYPDKNLDVGHVEVYTLGGGTGWRNIGEVAYSLCSSPAGILVDGILH from the exons ATGAGGATTAATCCCATGAATTTGGATAATTATCCTCCTGAAGTAACCTACGAAATACTTTCTCGTGTACCAGTTGAGTCTGCGTTTCAGTGCAAGCAAGTATCAAGAACTTGGCGTAATTTCTTCGATCATATTAACGAAGGTATGATTTTTGCCATCGGtttaaacaacaaagaaaagcCTTCTTTTAGACTTTATTATGCAGCGCGTGACATGATTAAGAACAATATCAAAGAAG ATGATCCTGTTTATATCTGCAACCCTTTCACAAGAGAATCTGTAAATCTTCCGAGGTTAGCAGCAGCAATCAGCCCAGATGGCTTAGTAGTGAGcgggtttggttttgatttgcATAACGAACAGTACAAGGTTGTCAGAATCTACTACCCTGACAAAAACCTCGATGTTGGACATGTGGAAGTGTACACTCTCGGTGGTGGCACCGGGTGGAGAAATATAGGAGAGGTTGCATACTCTTTATGCTCATCACCGGCCGGTATCCTTGTCGACGGAATACTGCATTGA
- the LOC113337129 gene encoding G-box-binding factor-like — MARDYSGLGPIVAKQLNLLAEARKNGKAITDQQQQHHHPQPHHQHPRQHQQHHRYPLQHHQYSQQQQQHHQHPRKPRQHQHQLAGLHREDTSFLGAGTAIGRPIHL, encoded by the exons ATGGCGAGAGATTACTCTGGGTTGGGTCCTATTGTGGCCAAACAACTTAATCTTTTGGCAGAGGCTAGGAAGAATGGTAAGGCCATCACTGACCAACAACAGCAACATCACCATCCCCAGCCGCATCACCAACACCCACGACAACACCAGCAACATCACCGATACCCACTGCAAcatcaccaatactcacagcagcagcagcaacaccaccaACACCCAAGGAAACCTCGGCAGCATCAACACCAACTTGCTGGGTTGCACAGAGAGGATACCTCATTTCTAG GTGCTGGCACTGCCATAGGGAGACCAATCCACTTGTGA